From the Hordeum vulgare subsp. vulgare chromosome 1H, MorexV3_pseudomolecules_assembly, whole genome shotgun sequence genome, the window TCGAGACGTACGTCTTCTGGAACGGCCACGAGCCTCGCCGCCGGCAGTACAACTTCGAGGGCAGCTACGACATCGTGCGCTTCTTCAAGGAGGTCCAGGACGCCGGCATGTACGCCATCCTCCGCATCGGCCCCTACATCTGCGGCGAGTGGAACTACGGCGGCCTGCCGGCATGGCTGCGCGACATCTCCGGCATGCAGTTCCGCATGCACAACAACCCCTTCGAGGTACCCACACTGCTAGCAGATCCTTCCCAACAATATAATGGTTTTCCTTGGAGGTCAAAATACGACCAAGTTATTGATGCTTGCAGCAAGAGATGGAGACCTTCACGACCCTCATCGTCGACAAGCTCAAGGAGGCCAAGATGTTCGCCGGACAGGGAGGCCCCATCATCCTCTCTCAGGTACGTAGTAACTAACTAATATTAATTATGTGAAACTTATCTAGCTTGCATTCCTAGCTACTTGTCGTCGACAAAAGAGTGGATCAGTGAATATAACATATATATATGTGaacaatttacatatatagatcgagAACGAGTACGGGAACGTCATGGACAAGCTCAACAACGACGAGTCGGCGTCTGAGTACATCCACTGGTGCGCCGCCATGGCCAACAAGCAGAACGTAGGCGTGCCGTGGATCATGTGCCAGCAGGACCAAGACGTCCCACCCAACGTGGTCAGCGCATGCACATTTTCATCTTTCCTATTTTTGTCTCTACCAattattattcttctttcttcccaagtgtaaaacaaaaaaaactcaatGCTAAGTCTTCTTAATTACTAGATCAACACCTGCAACGGCTTCTACTGCCACGACTGGTTCCCCAAGAGGACCGACATCCCCAAGATCTGGACTGAGAACTGGACTGGCTGGTACcctacatatatatatacctggatcaacctttatatattaattttccttctttttttcttatgGAACCTACATGCATATGCGCGAAATTGGTTAGCacgttctactatatgttgaatgAAGTTCAGATTGCTCTTACATTTTATCCACGATATATAATTAGGTTCAAAGCCTGGGACAAGCCTGATTTCCACCGGTCCGCCGAAGACATCGCCTTCTCTGTTGCCATGTTCTTCCAGACGCGAGGATCGCTCCAGAACTACTACATGGTGATTGATTTATAACTAATCTATACTTTTCTCTTCTACATTAATTTCCATCCTCTAGCAGGCTGGCATGAACTGAATTTTACATCATTTGACATGTTGATCGTCAATTTATATGTGATCAGTACCATGGTGGCACCAACTTTGGCCGCACGTCGGGTGGCCCATACATCACAACCAGCTATGACTACGATGCCCCTCTCGATGAGTACGGTACGTGAACCATCTCTTGTTGTTCCTTCAATTCATATATTCGTCCCAAGCTTATTTGCATCTTGTAAATTAATAATTAGTGTCAATATGCAAATCATATTCATTATccttttatgtttttgttttcaGGTAACATCAGGCAGCCAAAATACGGGCACCTCAAGGACCTCCACAATGTCCTCAAGTCCATGGAGAAGATCCTACTCCATGGGGACTACAAGGACACCACCATGGGCAACACCAACGTCATGGTAACTAACATGCATTCACATACAATACAAAAATCCTAGCACTGTTTTTAATGGTGTTCACAACAAAATTGATCCATTTGGTTCATCAATATCTACACTAGGTTACCAAGTACACGCTGGACAACTCCTCTGCCTGCTTCATCAGCAACAAGTTCGACGACAAGGAGGTCAATGTGACCCTCGACGACGGCGCAACCCATGTCGTGCCCGCATGGTCCGTGAGCATCCTGCCGGACTGCAAGACCGTCGCGTACAACAGCGCCAAGATCAAGACACAGACGTCGGTGATGGTGAAGAGGCCGGGGGTGGAAACCGTGACGGATGGCCTTGCTTGGTCGTGGATGCCCGAGAACCTCCATCCTTTCATGACGGACGAGAAGGGTAACTTCAGGAAGAACGAGCTGCTCGAGCAGATCGCGACGTCGGGCGACCAGAGCGACTACCTATGGTACAGGACAAGGTAATCAAACATCTTGATGCTTAATACAGAACTACACTGTTGCATAAGATTGAAATATAAATTAATCTCTGGTGATGATCAAAATGTGCAGCTTGGAGCACAAGGGGGAATCGAACTACAAGTTGCACGTGAACACGACTGGCCATGAGCTCTACGCTTTCGTCAATGGCAAGCTTGTTGGTGAGCGTCCCAATATACTCTGAGTGGTTTGCACACTGATGGATTAATGAACTTGATCAAGCTAATGTTAATTGATTTGATTAATTGGCATGCAGGGAGGCACTACGCTCCTAATGGCGGATTCGTCTTCCAAATGGAGACACCGGTGAAGCTCCACTCTGGCAAGAACTACATCTCCCTCCTCAGCGCCACCATCGGGCTCAAGAACTATGGTGCTCTGTTCGAGATGATGCCCGCCGGCATCGTGGGAGGGCCGGTGAAGCTCGTCGACACCGTCACCAACACCACCGCCTACGACCTCTCCAACAGCTCCTGGTCCTACAAGGCCGGCCTCGCCGGCGAGTACAGGGAGACCCACCTCGACAAGGCCAAGGACCGCAGCCAATGGAGAGGCGGCACCATCCCGGTGCACCGCCCCTTCACCTGGTACAAGGCGACCTTTGAGGCCCCCACCGGTGAGGAGCCCGTGGTGGCGGACCTGCTGGGGCTCGGCAAGGGCGTGGTGTGGGTCAACGGCAACAACCTGGGCCGCTACTGGCCGTCATACGTCGCCGCGGACATGGACGGCTGCCGGCGGTGCGACTACCGCGGCACATTCATGGCGGATGGCGACGGGCAGAAGTGCCTCACTGGCTGCAACGAGCCGTCCCAGAGGTTCTACCATGTGCCACGGTCGTTCCTCAAGGCCGGCGAGCCCAACACGATGGTGCTGTTCGAGGAGGCCGGCGGCGACCCGACGAGGGTGAGCTTCCACACCGTCGCTGTCGGGGCGGCGTGCGCGGAGGCCGCCGAGGTCGGCGACGAGGTGGCGCTGGCGTGCAGCCATGGCAGGACCATCTCCAGCGTGGACGTGGCCAGCCTCGGCGTCACGCGCGGCAAGTGCGGCGCGTACCAGGGCGGCTGCGAGTCCAAGGCGGCGCTGGCGGCGTTCACGGCAGCGTGCGTCGGCAAGGAGTCGTGCACGGTGCGGCACACGGAGGACTTCCGCGCCGGGTCCGGGTGTGACTCCGGCGTGCTCACCGTGCAGGCAACCTGCTGATCCCCACATGAACCAAGGAATAAATTATAGTTAGTGTCGTTTAGGCTTAGTGTTAGCTAACGTCAATCAGGAGCTAGGCATATGTGTTAGGGGGCTAAGTAATTAGCCCAGAACAATTACATGGTTCGCTTCATGTGATTTTCGATGGAGATCATCGAGGTTAAACCAAGAATTTTTCGCCTCCTCGATCAGTTTGCTATAGGGTGAAGATTTtcggttgaagaaacaggcagacAATACATATGCgttggtaatttctatttcttataTACATATGGGTTTGCTTATTTGAATCACAAGTAACAACGTGGGAAAATAAATTTTGCACCTTTAATTAAATTAAATATTTAACAGCATCCACGTATAGTTTAAAAAAATTAACTTTTTCTACATAATGTTCCATTCATTTGGCACAAACAAATAcacttatttatttttaatgtTCTTTCTCATGTCTCATTCTGTTGATAATAAAAAGGTTTGTTTAAACTTCTTGTAAATCTAAATAATACGATTTTCCATTGCTTAACAAAAAAGTATTATTTCATTCTATTACATATATTTTCTGATTAACTCGCACAGTGGCCCTCTCAAGTGTGCGAGCAAGTGTTCTACTATAACCATCACAAACATTATGTAAATAACGTATCACTTATGTGGTAAAGTTCTTTAAATAAGTTATATGACATTTCGGGGAAAACATTTTAAATTGATGATCAAATGTGGTCTTCACATGCGATTGTTAGTGCTCTAAGTGTTAGCTACCGTGAGGAACAGGTTAATTATTCTGCAGGATATGTGTTAGGGGGCTAATTAGCCTAGAACAAATGCATGGTTCAGTTCATGTGATTTTTGATGGATCAAGGTTCAATCTAGAATTTGTTGGGGTGATTGTGGCAGCTCGTTTTGTTATGGGGAAGATTTTCCGTCGGAGACACAGGcacatgaagaatttgttgcggtGATTTTCCAAGTTTCATATGTACTCATCACATAGTTTGAAACAATAAGGTTCTGTAACTATCACAAATGTTATTCAATTAAAGTCCGGACCAGGAGCATATAGAATTTTAGATCCCACATCTGC encodes:
- the LOC123404061 gene encoding beta-galactosidase 1-like: MERVSWQPLALLLLAAAAAVASGTEVGYDGRSMVIDGERRLLISGSIHYPRSTPEMWPDLIRKAKEGGLDAIETYVFWNGHEPRRRQYNFEGSYDIVRFFKEVQDAGMYAILRIGPYICGEWNYGGLPAWLRDISGMQFRMHNNPFEQEMETFTTLIVDKLKEAKMFAGQGGPIILSQIENEYGNVMDKLNNDESASEYIHWCAAMANKQNVGVPWIMCQQDQDVPPNVINTCNGFYCHDWFPKRTDIPKIWTENWTGWFKAWDKPDFHRSAEDIAFSVAMFFQTRGSLQNYYMYHGGTNFGRTSGGPYITTSYDYDAPLDEYGNIRQPKYGHLKDLHNVLKSMEKILLHGDYKDTTMGNTNVMVTKYTLDNSSACFISNKFDDKEVNVTLDDGATHVVPAWSVSILPDCKTVAYNSAKIKTQTSVMVKRPGVETVTDGLAWSWMPENLHPFMTDEKGNFRKNELLEQIATSGDQSDYLWYRTSLEHKGESNYKLHVNTTGHELYAFVNGKLVGRHYAPNGGFVFQMETPVKLHSGKNYISLLSATIGLKNYGALFEMMPAGIVGGPVKLVDTVTNTTAYDLSNSSWSYKAGLAGEYRETHLDKAKDRSQWRGGTIPVHRPFTWYKATFEAPTGEEPVVADLLGLGKGVVWVNGNNLGRYWPSYVAADMDGCRRCDYRGTFMADGDGQKCLTGCNEPSQRFYHVPRSFLKAGEPNTMVLFEEAGGDPTRVSFHTVAVGAACAEAAEVGDEVALACSHGRTISSVDVASLGVTRGKCGAYQGGCESKAALAAFTAACVGKESCTVRHTEDFRAGSGCDSGVLTVQATC